From one Paenibacillus sp. FSL K6-1330 genomic stretch:
- a CDS encoding HEPN domain-containing protein, translated as MENSLHHIIKDYCQLAKYHMKLAHIMRNHNRFMTSLILCHSALMAMIRVLFIYENRTLPSSELTLVDLLQLLHTDHNPGLEIVVFVGKLNFIIYEDQESLEVVKEEDMDRLIKRTEEVLRELCRRM; from the coding sequence ATGGAGAATAGTTTGCATCATATAATAAAAGATTATTGTCAACTTGCTAAATATCATATGAAATTAGCTCATATCATGAGAAATCACAATCGGTTCATGACGTCCCTCATCCTTTGTCATTCTGCTCTCATGGCCATGATCCGAGTTCTATTTATTTATGAGAACAGAACACTACCCAGCTCAGAGCTGACACTGGTTGATCTCTTGCAACTATTACATACGGACCATAACCCCGGGCTTGAAATCGTGGTGTTTGTTGGCAAGTTAAATTTTATAATTTATGAGGATCAAGAGAGTTTAGAGGTCGTGAAGGAAGAAGATATGGATCGGCTGATAAAAAGAACAGAAGAGGTTTTAAGGGAATTATGTAGGAGAATGTGA
- a CDS encoding DUF4179 domain-containing protein: protein MSIYKKLNDMQLDVSKYEEEQLTELEQKRWEKRVKTKLHKRKKSKSKKWIVGTVAASVLAIGLSVPFGGVSLAKVPFVGGLIEHFIDNNNSLDYSTYKTAIGETAENKYGKMTLNEVLVDTDSLLISSTFEPAKDVSFNYQTHLFPTVLVNGQNLTVTRGTQSIEVNDDMYTIYGDIKFSELPTEGPLQIKITYDTINKNKTEKAIEDPWVFDIKASTDQIMKDTKTVQLDKTITLYNGEKVKLNKVITSPVSTVLYYDLTKESENTHFKLVSASGKEFGARVSYAHNIGETSYGRFDPIDLEKEKYLLVPINSNHEEVGPHVPIN, encoded by the coding sequence ATGTCCATCTATAAAAAATTAAACGATATGCAGCTTGATGTGTCCAAGTATGAGGAAGAGCAGTTAACAGAGCTTGAACAAAAACGGTGGGAAAAACGTGTAAAAACAAAGCTTCACAAACGTAAAAAAAGCAAATCAAAAAAATGGATCGTGGGTACGGTCGCTGCCTCCGTCTTGGCAATAGGCTTGAGCGTTCCTTTTGGAGGAGTTTCCCTTGCTAAGGTACCTTTTGTGGGAGGACTCATCGAACATTTTATTGATAACAACAACTCTCTTGATTATTCAACCTACAAAACGGCTATTGGAGAAACGGCTGAGAATAAATACGGCAAGATGACTTTAAATGAAGTGCTGGTCGATACAGACAGTCTCCTCATCAGCTCGACATTTGAGCCGGCCAAGGATGTCTCTTTCAACTATCAGACCCATTTATTTCCGACTGTCCTGGTCAATGGGCAAAATCTTACCGTAACCAGGGGCACACAGTCGATTGAAGTGAATGACGATATGTATACCATTTACGGGGACATAAAATTTAGCGAACTACCAACCGAGGGGCCGCTTCAAATCAAAATAACGTATGATACGATCAATAAGAATAAAACTGAAAAAGCAATTGAAGATCCGTGGGTATTTGACATCAAGGCATCAACGGATCAAATCATGAAAGATACAAAAACCGTTCAATTAGACAAAACCATCACACTCTATAATGGAGAAAAAGTAAAGCTTAACAAAGTAATCACCTCGCCTGTTTCGACCGTACTTTATTATGATCTGACAAAGGAATCGGAAAATACACACTTCAAACTCGTTTCGGCTAGTGGTAAGGAGTTTGGAGCTAGAGTATCGTATGCTCACAATATCGGAGAAACGTCTTACGGCCGTTTTGATCCGATTGATTTAGAGAAAGAGAAGTATCTACTTGTCCCTATTAATAGTAATCACGAGGAAGTAGGACCTCACGTTCCAATTAACTGA
- a CDS encoding DEAD/DEAH box helicase — protein MSEKHFTDYPLSEEIVRALHSLGYETPTEVQTKVIPVVLKKKDLVVKSQTGSGKTAAYGIPLCELVDWNENKPQALILAPTRELALQVNEDITNIGRFKRIKATPLFGKHPFHIQKAELKQRTHIVVGTPGRVLDHIERGTLSLERMAYLVIDEADEMLNMGFIEQVQSIIQALPRDRVTLLFSATFPEDVAKLARKYMDNPAQIEIEASGITTATIEHALIQVKEADKLALLQDLLIVESPDSCIVFCRTQEHVDNLFREMANLGYSCDRIHGGMEQEERFEVMHAFRRGQFRYLIATDVAARGIDISNITHVINYDIPLEKESYVHRTGRTGRAGKTGKAITLVTPKDLKRLAEIETYIGFAIPKIKAPSEQEVDRHREDFEQKLKFKPEPKKDKREQLNKQIMKLNFNGGKKKKLRAVDFVGTIAKLDGVTADDIGIITILDFVTDVEILNGKGPLVLEMMQNTTVKGKLLKVRKGNK, from the coding sequence ATGAGTGAGAAGCATTTTACAGATTATCCTTTAAGTGAAGAGATTGTGAGAGCGCTCCATAGTTTGGGCTATGAGACACCAACAGAGGTTCAGACAAAAGTCATTCCTGTTGTGCTTAAGAAGAAGGATCTTGTTGTTAAATCGCAAACCGGCAGCGGCAAAACAGCTGCCTATGGAATTCCGCTCTGCGAGCTAGTGGATTGGAACGAGAATAAGCCGCAGGCATTAATCTTAGCGCCAACCCGCGAACTTGCGTTACAAGTCAACGAAGACATTACGAATATTGGGCGCTTTAAGCGGATCAAGGCGACCCCTCTTTTTGGGAAGCATCCTTTTCATATCCAAAAGGCCGAGTTAAAACAAAGAACGCATATCGTTGTAGGTACACCTGGGCGTGTGCTGGACCATATTGAACGCGGCACGCTATCGCTAGAGCGGATGGCCTATCTCGTTATTGATGAAGCCGATGAGATGCTGAATATGGGCTTTATTGAGCAAGTTCAGTCGATCATTCAAGCCCTGCCTCGTGACAGGGTTACCCTGTTATTCTCCGCTACGTTTCCTGAGGATGTGGCCAAGCTGGCACGCAAATATATGGACAATCCTGCCCAAATAGAGATCGAGGCGAGCGGTATTACGACGGCAACGATTGAACACGCTCTTATTCAGGTGAAGGAGGCGGACAAGCTGGCATTGCTTCAGGATCTACTCATTGTTGAGAGTCCTGACAGCTGCATTGTTTTCTGCCGTACACAGGAGCATGTGGACAACCTATTCAGAGAAATGGCTAATCTCGGTTACTCATGTGATCGTATTCATGGTGGGATGGAGCAGGAAGAGCGATTCGAGGTCATGCATGCGTTCAGAAGGGGACAATTCCGTTACTTGATTGCGACCGATGTAGCCGCCAGAGGTATCGATATCTCGAATATTACCCATGTTATCAATTACGATATTCCACTTGAAAAAGAAAGCTATGTTCATCGCACGGGACGTACAGGTCGTGCAGGCAAGACGGGTAAAGCGATTACCCTCGTCACGCCGAAGGATCTCAAACGATTAGCCGAGATTGAGACGTATATTGGATTCGCGATTCCGAAAATAAAAGCTCCCTCCGAACAGGAAGTGGATCGCCATAGAGAAGATTTTGAACAGAAACTAAAGTTTAAGCCTGAACCGAAAAAAGATAAGCGCGAGCAATTAAACAAGCAAATTATGAAGCTTAACTTCAATGGCGGCAAGAAGAAAAAGCTAAGAGCCGTAGACTTTGTTGGGACGATTGCTAAGCTTGACGGGGTAACTGCAGACGATATTGGGATTATTACGATCCTCGATTTTGTGACCGATGTTGAGATTCTGAACGGCAAAGGACCGCTTGTGCTTGAAATGATGCAAAACACGACGGTCAAAGGCAAACTGCTAAAGGTGCGCAAAGGGAATAAATAA
- a CDS encoding DUF4179 domain-containing protein, with amino-acid sequence MSNNKKSKTKKWITGIIATSVLAAGITVPFGEVSHAKAPIGTVEQFVDPNKLLDLSTYKTQVGKTVQNKYGKLTLNEVLVDVNGLIISSTYEPAKGIKFDEKSQLTPRVLINGKDLQKTRGSQTIKVNNNKYTIYGDIKFSELPDKGPLQIKITYDTFYNLNKKKVTIKNPWVFNVKASTNHIQKDTKVVQLNKTVTLHNGKKVNLNKMIVSPVSTLLYYDLTKGTEKTFFKLLSASGEEVRSRASYAFNIKEKSYNRFGPIDLGKEKYMLVPVNEDDEEIGFPVSIN; translated from the coding sequence ATGTCCAATAATAAAAAAAGCAAAACGAAGAAATGGATCACAGGTATAATCGCTACCTCTGTTCTGGCAGCAGGCATCACAGTTCCTTTTGGTGAGGTCTCGCATGCAAAGGCACCAATTGGCACCGTTGAACAGTTTGTTGATCCAAATAAACTACTTGATTTATCAACCTATAAAACTCAGGTTGGAAAAACAGTCCAGAATAAATACGGCAAGCTGACTTTAAATGAAGTGCTGGTCGATGTGAACGGACTCATAATAAGTTCAACATACGAGCCGGCCAAGGGGATTAAATTTGATGAAAAATCCCAACTCACTCCACGTGTCCTGATCAACGGGAAAGACCTTCAAAAAACAAGAGGGTCTCAAACGATTAAAGTAAATAACAACAAATATACGATTTACGGAGATATAAAATTTAGTGAGCTGCCGGATAAAGGACCTCTTCAAATCAAAATAACGTACGACACGTTCTATAACCTTAACAAAAAGAAGGTTACAATTAAAAATCCATGGGTATTCAATGTAAAGGCATCAACAAACCATATCCAGAAGGATACAAAAGTCGTTCAATTAAACAAAACCGTAACACTTCATAACGGAAAAAAGGTAAACCTTAATAAAATGATCGTCTCTCCTGTTTCGACGTTACTTTATTATGATCTAACGAAAGGCACGGAAAAAACCTTCTTCAAACTACTATCGGCTAGTGGAGAGGAAGTTAGATCTAGAGCAAGTTATGCTTTCAATATTAAAGAAAAATCCTATAACCGTTTTGGCCCGATTGATCTAGGGAAAGAAAAGTACATGCTTGTCCCGGTCAATGAGGATGATGAGGAAATCGGATTCCCTGTTTCAATTAATTAA
- a CDS encoding SMI1/KNR4 family protein gives MSEELLEQLEEWHEEDEFEEIVDAIMEIPEDERDYELISHLGRALNNLERYEEAVEQFLSIQEEGKDDPLWHYRIGLAYYYLDRYEDARKAFEVADHLDPGDEDTLEFLEWIRNKTAPKPVKESTAVSYTDPDVLNFWDDSALEADQYVSAPPTDELIESVEEALVFKLPASYIQAMKLHNGGIPRNRKFPIGDGAQDYIEITGILGIGRDKKKSLCGSLGSRYMIENGGYPEIGVVICDCPSQSEVVMLDYRSSGNDGEPEVIHVDKANDYKTTRLASNFEAFIGGLEK, from the coding sequence ATGAGTGAGGAGCTTTTGGAGCAGCTGGAAGAGTGGCACGAAGAGGATGAGTTCGAAGAAATCGTAGATGCGATTATGGAGATCCCTGAGGATGAGCGGGATTATGAGCTGATCAGCCATTTGGGCAGAGCGTTGAATAATCTTGAACGTTATGAAGAGGCGGTTGAGCAATTCCTATCCATTCAAGAAGAGGGTAAGGATGATCCTTTGTGGCATTACCGCATAGGGCTCGCTTATTATTACTTGGATCGGTATGAAGATGCCCGGAAAGCATTTGAAGTGGCCGATCATCTGGATCCCGGCGATGAGGATACGTTAGAGTTTCTGGAGTGGATTCGGAACAAGACCGCTCCGAAACCTGTTAAGGAGTCCACTGCGGTGTCTTATACGGACCCTGATGTGCTGAATTTCTGGGATGATAGTGCCCTTGAGGCAGACCAATACGTTTCGGCTCCGCCTACGGATGAATTGATTGAATCCGTGGAGGAAGCACTGGTCTTCAAACTTCCGGCATCGTATATTCAAGCAATGAAACTACATAATGGCGGGATTCCCCGGAACCGGAAGTTCCCTATCGGGGATGGAGCGCAGGATTATATTGAAATCACCGGTATTTTGGGCATTGGACGAGATAAGAAAAAATCATTGTGCGGGAGCCTGGGCAGCCGCTATATGATCGAGAATGGTGGATACCCTGAGATTGGCGTGGTCATTTGCGATTGTCCTTCCCAGTCCGAGGTCGTGATGCTGGATTACCGCTCATCCGGAAATGACGGGGAGCCAGAGGTTATCCATGTGGACAAGGCTAATGATTACAAAACAACCCGACTTGCTTCGAACTTTGAGGCTTTCATTGGCGGCTTGGAAAAATAA
- a CDS encoding Bax inhibitor-1/YccA family protein, which translates to MIGRSGNPTLNEETFERSGYYNGQETMTIGGTVNKSFMLLALLIGAAVISWVMYFNGYDVLPLLIGGAIGGLVLALIISFVPKAAPYLAPIYAIVEGFVLGALSAHYEDLYYGITLQAALLTMCIFLGMLLAYKTGLIRATAGFKKGIIAATIGVALVYLFSFVLGMFGVAVPYLHDSTPIGIGISVVIIIIAALNFILDFNFIEEGAQQGAPKYMEWYGSFGLLVTLVWLYIEIIRLLAKLANRD; encoded by the coding sequence TTGATAGGGCGCAGTGGGAATCCGACACTAAACGAAGAAACATTTGAGAGAAGTGGGTATTATAACGGCCAGGAAACGATGACGATTGGCGGAACGGTGAACAAATCGTTCATGCTGCTCGCGCTGCTGATCGGGGCGGCGGTCATTTCATGGGTGATGTATTTTAACGGGTATGATGTATTGCCGTTGTTGATCGGGGGAGCAATAGGCGGCCTCGTTCTTGCGCTGATCATCAGCTTTGTGCCGAAGGCAGCACCTTATTTGGCGCCGATCTACGCGATTGTGGAAGGATTCGTCCTCGGTGCATTATCCGCTCATTACGAAGATTTGTATTACGGAATCACTTTGCAAGCGGCTTTACTGACGATGTGCATATTCCTCGGTATGCTGCTCGCTTATAAAACAGGTCTGATCCGGGCAACCGCAGGCTTCAAAAAGGGGATCATTGCAGCAACCATCGGCGTTGCGCTTGTATACCTGTTTAGCTTCGTTCTGGGCATGTTCGGTGTGGCGGTGCCTTACCTGCATGACAGCACCCCGATCGGCATCGGAATTTCGGTTGTCATCATCATCATTGCTGCCCTGAATTTCATACTCGATTTCAACTTTATCGAAGAGGGAGCACAGCAAGGTGCACCCAAATATATGGAATGGTACGGCTCTTTCGGTTTGTTGGTTACGCTCGTATGGTTGTACATCGAAATTATCCGGTTGCTGGCGAAGCTGGCGAACCGGGATTAA
- a CDS encoding YdiU family protein: MTNKKAMIDIGWNFDNSYAELPESFFTKQDPTPVRSPELVILNEPLAASLGLNAKALQSAEGVAMLAGNEIPEGASPLAQAYAGHQFGYFTMLGDGRAILLGEQITPQGERMDIQLKGSGRTPYSRGGDGRAALGPMLREYIISEAMHALGIPTTRSLAVISTGQPVTRERELPGAILTRVASSHMRVGTFQYVRGAGTTEDLRILADYTLQRHYPEADFSGGANRYLVLLQEVIKRQAALIAKWQLVGFIHGVMNTDNMTLSGETIDYGPCAFMDTFDPNTVFSSIDSQGRYAYGNQPYIAAWNLARLAESLLPLLHEEEEQAVNLAEGAIGTFTDLYHEQWLAGMRAKLGIFHEEEDDESLIEDLLKMMKDHQADYTNTFRALTFDKLEDTPLNGTPELASWYERWQARLGSQQESKEQSHHLMRSSNPAVIPRNHRVEEALEAAELEGDYSVMEQLLHALSNPYAHTPEQAEYAIVPELSRPYRTFCGT, from the coding sequence ATGACTAATAAGAAAGCCATGATTGATATAGGATGGAATTTTGACAATAGTTATGCCGAACTGCCGGAGTCCTTTTTTACCAAACAAGATCCCACCCCTGTACGCTCACCGGAGCTGGTAATCCTCAATGAGCCGTTGGCGGCATCTTTAGGTTTAAATGCCAAGGCCCTGCAAAGCGCAGAGGGCGTGGCGATGCTCGCGGGCAACGAGATACCTGAGGGGGCATCACCACTCGCACAGGCTTATGCCGGGCACCAATTCGGGTATTTTACGATGCTGGGCGACGGCCGTGCGATCCTGTTGGGTGAACAAATCACGCCGCAAGGTGAGCGTATGGATATTCAGCTTAAGGGCTCGGGCCGGACGCCGTACTCCCGTGGAGGCGATGGTCGGGCGGCTCTGGGTCCGATGCTGCGCGAATATATCATCAGCGAGGCCATGCATGCGTTGGGGATTCCGACCACCCGCAGCCTGGCGGTGATATCCACCGGTCAGCCGGTCACACGGGAGAGGGAGCTGCCGGGTGCGATTCTGACCCGCGTGGCCTCGAGTCATATGAGAGTGGGGACGTTTCAATACGTAAGGGGAGCGGGCACAACCGAGGATCTGCGGATTCTGGCAGACTACACCCTGCAGCGGCATTACCCGGAGGCTGACTTTAGTGGCGGCGCCAACCGTTATCTGGTCTTGCTTCAGGAGGTCATCAAGCGTCAGGCCGCTCTAATCGCCAAGTGGCAGCTCGTCGGTTTTATCCATGGTGTGATGAATACCGATAATATGACCCTCAGCGGCGAAACAATTGATTATGGCCCTTGTGCCTTCATGGATACCTTTGACCCGAATACGGTATTCAGCTCCATCGATTCTCAAGGCCGCTATGCTTATGGCAACCAGCCGTATATTGCGGCTTGGAATCTCGCAAGATTGGCCGAATCCCTGCTGCCTCTGCTGCATGAAGAAGAGGAGCAGGCCGTCAATCTGGCCGAGGGTGCGATCGGAACCTTTACCGATCTGTATCACGAGCAGTGGCTTGCAGGCATGAGAGCCAAGCTGGGAATCTTCCATGAAGAGGAGGATGACGAATCCCTGATCGAAGATCTCCTTAAGATGATGAAAGATCATCAGGCGGACTATACCAATACCTTCCGTGCGTTAACGTTTGACAAGCTGGAGGATACACCTCTAAACGGCACGCCGGAATTGGCTTCCTGGTATGAGCGCTGGCAGGCGAGACTTGGCAGCCAGCAGGAATCGAAGGAACAATCCCATCACTTAATGCGCAGCAGCAATCCGGCGGTCATTCCGCGGAACCATCGGGTGGAGGAAGCGCTGGAAGCAGCGGAGCTGGAAGGGGACTATAGTGTTATGGAGCAGCTGCTCCATGCGCTGTCCAATCCATACGCGCATACTCCGGAACAGGCGGAATATGCTATCGTTCCCGAGCTGTCCCGTCCATACCGAACCTTTTGCGGGACGTAA
- a CDS encoding VOC family protein encodes MSTHPTLRGFATISYWADDMEAAKAWYSDLLGITPYFERSGPDGQLAYAEFRIGDYQHELGLIDRRFAPAEPTSGPGGAIMYWHVDDVEATLSQLKSMGAVEYEPLVHRGEGFITASVTDPFGNVLGIMYNAHYLEIVNSRSRG; translated from the coding sequence ATGAGCACACACCCAACATTGCGAGGATTTGCGACCATCAGTTACTGGGCGGACGATATGGAAGCGGCAAAGGCTTGGTATTCGGATCTGCTGGGTATAACACCTTATTTCGAACGTTCGGGGCCCGATGGTCAACTGGCCTATGCTGAATTTCGGATTGGGGACTACCAGCACGAGCTGGGTCTCATCGATCGCCGTTTTGCCCCTGCAGAACCAACATCCGGCCCCGGCGGTGCGATCATGTACTGGCATGTCGATGATGTAGAAGCCACCCTCAGCCAATTGAAATCCATGGGTGCTGTAGAGTACGAACCTCTCGTACATCGGGGAGAAGGATTCATCACAGCATCCGTCACGGACCCATTCGGCAACGTGCTCGGAATTATGTACAATGCTCATTATCTGGAGATAGTGAATTCACGAAGCCGGGGGTGA
- a CDS encoding aminoglycoside phosphotransferase family protein: MSWTCHLNETDVQEYVGKVLGTGYVVADVTRMHGGAQKVVYKIQCQNGFSCVMYVWDLTKNYFQEEIANESVHERSFGGHSFNINNRWLRDHGISTPALYDLHTERERYPFDYALVEYIEGQKAEAYFQHPDQRVRDEVFERVGNMIERMHANHRQNYGKPDQSGNQRERCHLVQLENAKEQLSYIVLHNKSIRKNHDRLLAILHELESRIDSRQRYGFIHGELGPDHILVTDRLEPYLIDIEGAQFFDIEHEHTFLELRFGKHYRYLQQNGLDLNRMLFYRLHHYISLTSGGLKLLHRGFPDQAFASNLADYHARNTLRFIEEW, from the coding sequence ATGAGTTGGACTTGTCACCTCAATGAAACAGATGTACAGGAGTATGTCGGGAAGGTTTTGGGTACCGGTTATGTTGTGGCGGATGTCACGAGGATGCATGGCGGGGCGCAAAAGGTCGTCTATAAGATCCAGTGCCAAAATGGATTCTCATGCGTGATGTATGTGTGGGATTTGACGAAGAATTATTTTCAGGAAGAAATAGCAAACGAGAGTGTGCATGAACGATCCTTTGGCGGCCATTCGTTCAACATCAATAACAGATGGTTAAGGGATCATGGTATTTCTACGCCTGCTCTATATGATCTTCACACGGAACGGGAGCGATACCCGTTTGACTATGCATTAGTCGAATATATTGAGGGACAGAAGGCGGAGGCCTACTTTCAGCACCCGGATCAACGGGTTCGGGATGAGGTCTTTGAACGGGTGGGTAACATGATCGAACGCATGCATGCAAACCACAGACAGAACTATGGCAAGCCTGATCAAAGCGGGAATCAACGGGAGCGATGCCATCTTGTGCAGTTGGAAAATGCTAAGGAACAACTGTCCTACATCGTCCTGCATAACAAGAGTATCCGGAAGAATCACGACAGGCTGCTCGCTATATTGCATGAGCTTGAGTCCAGGATAGATTCCCGTCAGCGGTATGGATTTATCCACGGTGAGTTGGGCCCTGACCATATCCTGGTTACAGACCGTTTAGAGCCTTATCTGATTGATATTGAAGGTGCGCAATTCTTTGATATCGAGCATGAGCATACGTTTCTTGAGCTACGATTCGGGAAGCATTACCGGTATTTGCAACAAAACGGGCTTGATCTGAATCGGATGTTGTTTTACCGTCTGCATCACTATATCTCATTAACCTCGGGCGGCCTGAAGCTGCTTCACCGTGGATTCCCGGATCAAGCATTTGCTTCAAATTTGGCTGATTACCACGCTCGAAACACCCTCCGTTTCATCGAGGAATGGTAA
- a CDS encoding helix-turn-helix transcriptional regulator: MLLKMIGERIKQLRKKQGMTQEELAEKAGINASYIGTVERGERNISIETLEKIIEGLGVSSAAMFQFHETESLDTASEKAEVLESISSLLYSRTLAESKLLFRVLKDIVDTMDHREN; encoded by the coding sequence ATGCTCCTGAAAATGATAGGTGAACGAATCAAGCAGCTTAGAAAAAAACAGGGAATGACACAGGAGGAACTGGCAGAGAAGGCTGGGATTAACGCCTCTTACATAGGAACGGTAGAACGTGGGGAACGAAATATATCCATTGAAACACTGGAAAAGATCATCGAGGGACTGGGAGTATCGTCAGCAGCTATGTTCCAGTTCCACGAGACAGAGAGTCTGGATACCGCAAGTGAGAAGGCAGAGGTCCTAGAATCCATCAGCTCGCTTCTTTATTCTCGTACATTGGCTGAAAGCAAGCTGCTCTTTCGTGTACTTAAAGACATCGTGGATACTATGGATCATCGGGAGAACTAA
- a CDS encoding DUF4179 domain-containing protein, giving the protein MSSNKQNKSKKWLVGAVAASVLAVGITVSSGGVSYAKEPFAAGTVEQFIDQNKPLDYSAYKTVIGKTVENKYGKMTLNEVLVDADRLLISSTFEPAKGVSFDHRTHLYPKVLINGQDLTVTRGTQSIEVNDDMYTIYGDIKFSELPTEGPLQIKISYDTISKSFKDNVAIEDPWVFDIKASTDQIMKDTKTVQLDKTITLHNGEKVKLNKMVTSPVSTVLYYDLTQGSENTHFKLVSASGEELEARVTYAHDRGETSYSRFDPIDLEKGKYSLVPISHEINSNQDVNSHKEIGSPVPIN; this is encoded by the coding sequence ATGTCCAGTAATAAACAAAACAAATCAAAAAAATGGTTAGTCGGTGCAGTCGCTGCATCCGTTCTGGCAGTAGGGATCACGGTTTCCTCCGGAGGAGTTTCGTATGCAAAAGAGCCATTTGCAGCGGGAACGGTCGAACAGTTTATTGATCAAAACAAACCGCTTGATTATTCGGCTTATAAAACTGTAATCGGGAAAACAGTCGAAAATAAATACGGCAAGATGACCTTAAATGAAGTGCTGGTCGATGCAGACAGACTCCTCATCAGCTCCACTTTTGAGCCTGCCAAAGGTGTTTCTTTTGATCATCGTACACATCTATATCCAAAAGTCCTGATCAATGGTCAAGATCTTACGGTAACCAGGGGAACACAATCCATTGAAGTGAATGATGATATGTATACCATTTACGGGGATATTAAGTTTAGTGAGCTGCCAACCGAAGGTCCGCTTCAAATCAAAATTTCCTATGATACGATCAGCAAGAGTTTCAAAGATAATGTGGCGATAGAAGATCCATGGGTATTTGACATCAAAGCATCAACAGACCAAATCATGAAAGATACGAAAACCGTTCAATTAGACAAAACGATCACACTCCATAATGGAGAGAAAGTTAAGCTTAACAAAATGGTTACCTCCCCTGTTTCAACCGTACTTTATTATGATCTGACACAGGGCTCGGAAAATACACACTTCAAACTTGTTTCAGCTAGCGGTGAGGAATTGGAAGCTAGAGTAACATATGCTCACGATCGTGGAGAAACGTCTTACAGCCGTTTTGACCCGATTGATTTAGAAAAAGGGAAGTATTCTCTTGTCCCTATTAGCCACGAGATTAATAGTAATCAAGATGTTAATAGTCACAAGGAAATTGGATCTCCTGTTCCAATTAACTAA
- a CDS encoding sigma-70 family RNA polymerase sigma factor, whose translation MRITEANVVQQIKKRNEKAIAFIIQTYGGLLSAIIKRHVHYNQQEYEECLDDVLLAIWQHIDAFDEEKNTFKQWIAAIAKYRAIDYQRRIIKTQQKYINAEITDDMYRKQPQSQQQDVTEVLAHLSTTDRTIFEKYYLEGVSTSEMAQQMNVKESWIHNKLSRGRKKLRQIVISKNEV comes from the coding sequence GTGAGAATTACAGAAGCCAACGTTGTACAACAAATTAAAAAACGCAATGAGAAGGCCATTGCATTCATCATTCAAACATACGGGGGCTTGCTCTCAGCGATCATTAAACGCCACGTGCACTACAATCAGCAAGAATACGAGGAATGTCTAGATGATGTGCTGTTAGCCATTTGGCAGCATATCGATGCATTCGATGAAGAGAAGAATACATTTAAGCAGTGGATTGCCGCCATTGCAAAGTATCGTGCAATTGACTACCAGCGAAGAATAATCAAAACACAGCAGAAATATATAAACGCTGAAATAACGGATGATATGTACAGAAAGCAGCCTCAATCTCAACAACAAGACGTAACAGAAGTGTTAGCCCATCTTTCTACTACAGATCGGACTATTTTTGAAAAATACTATTTAGAAGGTGTCTCAACAAGCGAAATGGCGCAGCAAATGAACGTGAAGGAATCCTGGATTCATAACAAACTTTCGCGGGGGCGTAAAAAGCTGAGACAGATCGTAATTTCTAAAAACGAGGTGTAA
- a CDS encoding helix-turn-helix domain-containing protein, whose translation MIDKEILKLVGTRIRALRKEKGLSQEALGEKGGFHFSYIGQIERGEKNVSLLNLYKIAGALDVSLIQLFAYVDEEFLVTSTESDIQDIVGLLHEANDEKLRLAKNVLREILRGNAST comes from the coding sequence GTGATAGATAAGGAAATATTAAAGCTTGTAGGAACACGGATACGTGCTCTACGCAAGGAGAAGGGCTTGTCGCAAGAAGCACTTGGTGAGAAGGGTGGATTTCATTTTTCATATATAGGACAGATTGAACGTGGTGAAAAGAATGTATCGTTATTAAATTTGTATAAGATTGCTGGGGCTCTTGATGTCAGTTTGATTCAGCTATTTGCATATGTGGATGAAGAGTTCTTGGTTACCTCTACGGAGAGCGATATTCAAGATATTGTTGGATTACTTCATGAAGCCAATGATGAGAAGCTGCGTTTGGCTAAAAATGTGCTGAGGGAAATTTTAAGAGGTAACGCATCTACATAG